The genomic window AATTATTTTAAATCTAATACCCACACCTGCATGTATTGATATTTGCTtctaaaatggaaaaaaaaaacgggtaAAATGTGACAAAAATAGATTCTATTTGTATTTACACTGGTGTACTAGCTAAGGATGTTTAGCCAAATCCCAGTGAAGTTTTGTTATTAAttgtacagatttttcaattgaatgaaaagtatgtataaaaaaaaattgtctatCAAACAATGATATTTATTAGATTTTATCTCAGtgactgtgaaaatttttaaacaaatattcgtACATGAAAGAAACTGAGTAGAACTTTTTGCATTCGTTACATGTGCTGTAATTGGAACTTATCTcttaagaaattaaaatgatacGTATGAAATACATATAGCAGTTTATTACTTAACAATTAACATACATCCACACTTCGTTTTGAACTCAATTTTCCTTTCCCGAAGGGTCACCCTGTACTTTCTGCTTTTCCAATTGAGCTCTGCAATAACGATATGGTAAATTAATTATGGTCGTTTTCTTGGTTGAAGCGAGTTAAGAAACGGGTAGTTTGATACCACTAATAATGAAGGTAGCAAAGACAGTAcatcaaacttttcaaataacaCAGATAGACTTGAGACATGAAAACTACGAAGAGTCCGAGGCAATTCTTTAACATTTTATGTTAGACAAATAAGAGTCAAAGTCTTACCTTAATTGTTGGCTAAAATCATCTTCGACGTCATCGTCATCCCAGTTATCCTCCCACACGCTAATATCGGCATTGTCTTCATCTTTGGCAGTCCAATCTTCCGTGATTCAGCAAATTTGAGGTTAGAGGGTGAAGAGAAGCAAAGAATATCGGGATAAGATAAAATAAAGGAAACTTACCTTCGGCAGGAAATTCTTCGAATTCATCGTCTTCCTCAAGAAGTCCCAAATCAACTTTCGATTTATCGTTCTTGTCGGTCATTATCACTTTATTTCACCCTGATTTCAATGTGACGCCGACGTCGTGAGCCTTGcacgttgttattattattaccacgAAGTATATTACGTTTCGAGAAGgcgtacataggtatgtagAATCATATTGTCTAGCTTGTTTGTAACGCCGCGAAGTATGTTTCAAGGTCAATCGCAAATAGCGCGTTCAGAATTGGAACATATAATTTGAAAGATAATTCTAGACTATAAACAAAATGTACcggagatttttttccatgataataattttcgctATTGTAGTGACAGAAACTAGCACTAGCAGGCTGATTATAATTAAGCTTAAAATTGTAGTCAGTATACAACCTGGGGAAACATTACGAAAAATACAAATCGCATGCAAGACTTACCTTTTGTCGAATTCGTAGCTGCATTGAACTGTACCCATTGTGTGGATCCACGGTTGAACACATATCAGTATTTGTTTCACTATACACTCCTGTTATGCACATTGTAATAATTTCTTCGACACTAATAAGCTATTTTTTACAACCATACACCGGCAAACTCACATCGTAGACCGTTCCAATTAGATCAAACCGCACTGAGTCACTGATATTCAGAGTTTATTCGAAGACGATAAAAACCAGTACAACGATTTTTTCGAATCACGAAAATCACATGTTTTCTCGTCGAAAAACAAGACACGATCTACACATGGATTGATAAAGCAATAATTACGTCTATACGCAATGTAACACTTGATAAATAAAAGCGTGTGATCACAACTCCCGTATTTACAAATTGGTGTTATTCGTTTGGCGATAGGCTAAAAACTAATGCTCAAATTCGACGAAATTTGAGATTTCTCAAGCGACGCGGACGCGATTCGTACCAGTTCGTACAGCGATTTTCAATTGCTTGGGAGATTATTATGTATTCGCACGGTTCGAGAATCGAACTCCAGTCATACCAATCGTGCAAAATTTCGGCTAACATATCGGGCTGCCAATCGTTGGTCCACGGCGCACGGTCGTTCTCCTCTAAATGTCCGCTGTCGCGTAGCTTGTAATATCCGTGTTCCTCTCATTTGCCAGCTGGGAAATATAATTaaacgtaattttaaaaaaatttcaattacctGACACGGCATTCTACCTCTAAAATGATTCCCAACTGCATTAGGAGCATTGGCAGTCAAACGTCGAAAAGAAATGTGAgttattctgaaaaaaattcgaactgTTGCTGAACATGTGAATGACCTTAGAAAAAATCCCTTACTTTTTCCTATGATTTGAAAAGTAtagaatttcaattattttcactcgcTGTTTTGCCTTTCCTgtaatttttcgattaatgCCTTGAATAATCCTTCATTTTTACATCTCATTCATGGGCAAGTATGGAAGCTGGAGCAAGGTAAATATCCCAGTAACAAATTTAGTTTTCGTTGTCTATGCTTCAGCTAATATTCCAAAATGTTAATTGTAAGGTTTTTTGAGCGTGGTGTCACGTGATCGATTTAATCGTAAGAGTTTGTACGAAAATCAATCTTGTTCTTTCGTAAAACATTGATTcgatttggaatatttttatgatatgACCTTGTTCATGCTGGGAAATGCGCTCTGGTCAGTTAGCACAGATAAATTAtcgtattaataattaatcgaaTAATCTGCGAATTATAACCTCAAAGCATGTTTTGCGGTGATATAAATAGATAAAACATCTGTACAAAAGTTATTCAGCGCCAGCTGACCCCAGAGTATTTACCGACAATAGCACCATAATATTACGTACGAGAAATTCCAAATCAATTCA from Neodiprion lecontei isolate iyNeoLeco1 chromosome 1, iyNeoLeco1.1, whole genome shotgun sequence includes these protein-coding regions:
- the LOC107226341 gene encoding 26S proteasome complex subunit SEM1, with the translated sequence MTDKNDKSKVDLGLLEEDDEFEEFPAEDWTAKDEDNADISVWEDNWDDDDVEDDFSQQLRAQLEKQKVQGDPSGKEN